From the genome of Labrus bergylta chromosome 12, fLabBer1.1, whole genome shotgun sequence, one region includes:
- the igfbp6b gene encoding insulin-like growth factor-binding protein 6b, translating into MPILSNLTTVALLLIAHCGSWTGANRLGPFKVCPSCKDPLGAGRPPRDHNAAGSTLVLAQGEPCGVYTLSCAKGLRCVPPPREHSPLQALLQGRGICAKHSRTSPTERPHPTGPHPSHSGDIERAPCRKLLNSVLRGLELTIFQSDRDIYIPNCDTRGFYRKKQCRSSKGMQRGHCWCVDELGTPVPSRASEDGTIPCDGE; encoded by the exons ATGCCTATCCTTTCTAACTTAACAACCGTTGCTTTGTTGCTGATTGCTCACTGCGGATCCTGGACCGGGGCGAACCGCTTGGGCCCCTTCAAGGTCTGTCCCTCCTGCAAAGATCCACTGGGGGCAGGCCGGCCCCCCAGGGACCATAACGCTGCTGGCAGCACGTTAGTGTTGGCCCAGGGAGAGCCCTGTGGTGTGTACACTCTGAGCTGTGCCAAGGGGCTCCGCTGTGTCCCCCCGCCGAGGGAGCACAGCCCCCTGCAGGCTCTGTTGCAGGGAAGGGGCATTTGCGCCAAGCACAGCAGGACAAGTCCCACCGAGAGGCCCCACCCCACAG GTCCCCATCCCTCACACAGTGGTGACATTGAAAGA gCACCCTGCCGCAAGCTGCTTAATAGTGTCCTGAGGGGTCTCGAGCTGACAATCTTCCAGTCTGACCGTGACATCTATATACCCAACTGTGACACCCGTGGCTTCTACAGGAAAAAGCAG TGCCGCTCCTCCAAGGGCATGCAGCGTGGCCACTGCTGGTGCGTGGACGAGCTTGGCACGCCCGTGCCCTCACGTGCCAGTGAAGATGGTACAATACCGTGTGATGGGGAGTGA